The genomic stretch GTTCTAGGTACTTAATAATCGACGGCGATttgtaccccacatagatcccCAGTTTCCTATGTGGGCCCATGGATGTACGCAGAGGTGGTGAGATCGGGATGTATGTAGCACATCCGAACTTACGCAGATGGGAAATGCTGGGTGGATTTCCACGTACCAATTGCAGAGGGAAAGTACTGTGGTATGCATTAGGTCGCAATTGGGTTAAGTCCGCAGCGTGTAAAACTGCGTGACCCCAACACGAGGTTGGCAAGCTGCAATTCATTAACAAAGGTCTTGCAATGAGTTTGATCCTCTTAATAAGGGATTCAGCCAAACCATTTTGAGTATGGACATATGGAACAGAGTGCTGAACTTCAATCCCCAgggccagtggcggagcttgaagaATAACCATGGGCGGGCCAGCTTACAACAAAacctttaaaaaaaattgttCTCAAACATACCACTTCTTTAAGGCCAGTCCCATTGTTGTCACAGTTTGTAAAATTACGGAGTAAATTCCGAGAGATTCCATGCTGTCAAATAACTAACAATttaggaaaagaaagagaagtacCGAGCATGTAAATTGTACATGAGTATGAGGCCTGCCGGCTCACTGGACTTCTGGCCGGTGCAACCCCGTGTGGTGTAGCGCCGTGCTACGGCCGTAGCGATCTCCTCGGCCATCTCCCGGCTGTGCTCCACACATTCCACCAAAGTTTCTCTTGTTTGTATATGCTTAATCGCTAAAACCAGCAAGTGGCGAGGCGCTTTCCATGATCATCGCTTATGTCTATCGAGAGAAACTTAGCGAACGAGAGTAGGAGACAAGTCGATCTAAAGAAAAGAGAGTAGGAGACAGCCTGGAAGAAAGCATCGCGGGCTGGCCAATGTGTTCTGATGGGCTGGGCCACGGATGCATATGAGTTAATACATTTTTTGCCAAAAACCTGGGCGGGCCACGGCCCAGGTTGGCCCCAACGAAGCTCCGCCAGTGCCCAGGGCCATGCAATAGTCATTGAAGGCACGTGAAGAGAATTCCGCAGCGTTGTCATGGCGAATTGATTTAATTCGACTTTCCGGATAATGAGCCTGTAACTTAATTACTTCCCTCATTATCTTGACAAATGCATGGTTTCGTGTGGATAGAAGGCACACATGTGACCATCGTGTAGATGCGTCAATTAAAACCATGAAATACCGAAATGGTCCAGATAATGGTTGGATGGGACCACAAATGTCACCTTGAATTCGTTCAAGAAATTGAAGTGGTTCAGCTTGTATCTTGAGGTGCGAAGACCTCAAAATAAGCTTTCCCGTGACACATGATGTGCACACAAAATCCGATGACTGAGAAAATTTGGACTCATGCAAATTGTGACCAATGGAATTGCTAGTAATCTTCCTCATCATCCCGATGCCGGGATGGCCTAGGCGATCATGCCAGGTTTGGAATGCGTCAACATTCTGGAAAATTACCTTGTAAGCAACATGTTCTACGGGCTTGATGTACGTATAGTACAATCCGAACAACAGAGAAGGAATTTTTTCAAGTACTTGCTTGCCATATCCGTAATCTTTTGTGAAGAGTAGATACTCCTCTTTGTTGTCTTCATGGGTTTCGATGTGAAAACCATTCTTACGGATATCTCGATAACTGATTAAGGTACGTGAAGAATCGGGATACAACAAGGCATCCTCaagggacagggtgtttctgcacccgggtgcatatgcaccctttatttgaaatgcatattaaacatatttccaaatgttaaaaaaataaaaacaaaaatgcctcgtgtataccttgacatgttacatgttcacaaagttgtttcagcaaaaaccgatatgttttgtgccctgtactaaaaagacaaatttttggtgttaaaatagttTATTTcacgaggcattatttgtcttttttacacatggtgcaaaaattgttggttttacgtgaaactttatgtgtacatatagaacatgtccctctacatgctaaatttttttcctaaatttttttactttttgaaatatgttttatacataccaggtgcatatgcacccatgatcagttttggttttccgatCCTCAAGTATCACTTGTGTACCGTTTGGGAGGGTAAATATGGCACGTCCAGTGCCAACAATTACCGTATCGCGTCCAGCGATAGTCAAAATATCACCATTCATCTTTTTCAGAGTTTGGAAATATTTCAACTCCCTCAGTATGGAGTTTGTGGTAGCACTGTCCACAAGGCATAATTCCTCTTTCATCGGATTGTTCCCGTAGAGAACTTTTCCCCTGTTCTTCTCCTCCTGTTCTTCTTGATCTCGAATCGCTCAGATGTAGAGCGTGCTGATAACGTGTTTTGAGTAATCGGGAGAGAATCGAGCGAGAGAGACAATGAATCAATCCAGTAATATTTTCATTGATGATTGAGCACTTATATACAGGGGGAACAGACGTCTCCAAACGAGGCGACGTTTCGGAAGGCGGTTCCTGGAGGCGACGCTCCACGAACGACATGTCGGTTCCACATCGTGGGGTTTCCCACATGTggttacaacttacaagcaaAGATTTAACTAATTAATTACATGATTAATTAAATTCTAACAGAAAGAACAggtccaagaagaagaggagagatgCCGGGGCGGCGACGACCGTTCTGGACCTCCCAGATCACCTCTTCGAGCACATCCTGCTCCGCCTCGGCCCTTCCCCGTGcctcgtccgcgccgccgccgcctgtagGCGATGGTGCCTCGTGGTCGCCGATGCCGGCTTCCATGCCCGCGTACGCTGCGCCCACCCACACACGATACGCGTCGGTGACTACCACAACCACATCTTCAACGATGATGACGAACCTCCCGCTTTCGTCCCTGTCCCCGCCTCGCCGGCTGCGCCATCCCCCGTTGACGTCCGCCGCTTCGTCCTCGACTTCCTTCCGGACGTCGGCAAGGACTACTACTGGGAGATAGCCGACAGCCGCagaagcctcctcctcctctccacaTGGACGAAGCGCTATCGCCACGAGTTCCTAGTCTGCGAGCCGCTCACGCGGCGCCGCCAGGGGATCCCTGTGCCGCCGGACATCCTTTTCAGCCTGGGCATGTTCCTAGTCGACTGCGACGATGCGGACAGCCAACTTGGCATGTCGAACTTCAGGGTCATCGGGGCGGTCGATGAAACCCTAGCCTGCGTCTTCTCccctggcagcggcggcggctggaggccAGCGCGCAGCGAGGCCACCCGCGAAGCTAAACTTCCTTGGTCGTTCGGCCATGATAACTTCGTCGGGCGCGTCAATGCCTGCGTGTACTGGGGAATCGAGGAAGGGGACGGCACGGAGGTGCTCGTTCTTAACGAGACGACCGCAGAGTACTCCATGGTCACGTTCCCGGAGGAAATCTGGGGATCCTATGTTCGGTGGAAATGTGGCTCTTGGATCATCGGCGGCGAGGATGGCGTTTTACGCGTCGTCCGCCTCGCAGGCAACGATCTTAAGATCTTTGCGCAACGGCATTCGTGTATCCAACCAGATGACCATGATGACAACAACAGGTGGATTTTGGAGAAGGAGCTGGTCGGGTTGGCGGAGGCCACGGTTGGGCTGCCGGGGCGCGAGGACAACTTCTTCGAGCACGGAGCCAGGATAGTCGCGGCCAATGCAGATTACATCTTGCTTTCACCCATCCTAGCACCAGGGGAGGATCCGTGGGTGTTCTCTGTCGAGGTCGACACGAAGCGGGTGGAACGCGAGCACGAGAGGAATAAGTACAACGGGGTAGGGTACCCGTTCGAGCTGCCATGGCCACCGGTGTTTCCTAATCATGTTACGAGGGCTAGCTAGGTGGTGATGATGCAACATCATGTAGTAGGATTTATCGAGTATCAGAGTATTAAAAGTGGACTTTTTTTTTGTGAGAATTGTGGCGCTTTGTCGATTAAATAACATCAGCACAAAGTATTTCCCGGATACACTCTGGGGTTacataaaaacatgaaaaacttgATGCTCACAACTACGAGCAAGAGTATGCGCCGCCACATTCATCCTACGACCATAGTTCTTGACCAAACAGGACTGAACCTCATTCGTCAGAATCTTGATATCACTCACCAAAGTTCCCACAGCAGATCAATCTTGTGAAGGAGAGTTGATCCGTTGAACCATGGAGAGGCAGTCAGCTGCTAGGACAATATCCTGATAACCTCTATCAGCAGCAAAACGCGGGGCATTTCTGATGACCAATGCCTCGGCAAGTTCAGGGGTTGGACTGCCTTCTAAACCTTCTGAAACAGCAAGCTGAAAGGCTCCCAAGTGATCATGGAGCACAGCCCCCCACCCAATTCTATATTCATCAGGAAACAGAGCTGCATCCACATTGACACACACACTTCAACGAAGAACGACGAACGAAAGAGGAATCCAACGATGAACTTGTGAACTTCCACTTTCCGGTTTTCGACCGAACAGAGAAATCCTCCAACGTATGGTGGGCCGTGAATCTGGCCTGATCTtggccatggcccattatcattaAGAAAAAAACATCACCGTTCCGCCTCCTACCTCCGCCGCTCGCCCTCCTGCTGTCGTCAACGTCCCTTCGGGATACGCCAGTCACCCGCGCGCAGTCCCCCGCATGCAATCTGTTTCTCCCCATCCCAGGCGCCGCTGCTGCTTGTCGTACGCGCCTGAGCCTGGCCGAGTCCCACTGCACTAGCGATCTGAAGGAGCCTAAGCGCGCACAACAGGTGTTCGGAAAAATGCTTCCCTGAAACGTCTCTTCTTTTTTGGCCTCCAAAAGACGAACGAAGCGGCGCCAAGAATGGCTTTCGGTTCCGTCATCGAGAGGAACGTGGCACGGCCACTCATGAGGCTGGTCACCATGGGCGGCGCGCCGATCATGCAGCAGCTGCACCTGGAGGAACGGCTGCTGCGTCGGACCAGCGACAACTGGTGCATCCTCAATGACGGCACGGCTCCTGCCACCATCGTCATGGGCGTCTCTGGGTAATGTCCTCCCGGTTGTCTTTACTACGTATGTTGCCTCCGTTATTCATGCATGCGTGCCTAGCGGAGTTCGGTTGTTCACATGGTTTTGTTGCGCCGACAGGAAAGTCTCTGAGCTCGTCGAGATACAGCCTGTTCTTCGGGACGGTGTGCCGGTGATAAGGCGCTTCAGCGGAGGTGGCACTGTCATTGTTGATCAGGGGACGGTGTTCGTCACCTTCATATGCAATAAGACTGCTGTTGCCGGGCTGCAGCCGTTTCCTCGCGACATCATGACATGGACAGGCCAGCTGTATGGTAAAGTGTTCCGTGGGTTCGGCGAATTTCAACTGCGTGAGAATGGTATGTCAAATTAGCAGAGGTATTTCACCACTTGCCATTTAATTATACAGTGCCATTGTTTACTGTACTCGATGAAGATTGTCAGTGTTCTTAATCATACCTTTGCATGGATCGTTTATCTGGCAGTGTGATGAGTTTACTCAATTTTTCATTTTAATTTCTGTTACACTTTCGTAATGACTATGAAGGTTTAAAGACCTCAGGATTTCCCGGTCTCCATCTACGAAATTTTGACAAGTCAGAGCAAATGTATCTACGATCTACTAAACTGATCTAAGTAATCTACAACTTTACATGGCATTGATTAGAAGAAACCCATGGAATCACATATGAGTATATCATTCAAGTAGAAGTTTTGATTTTCATTGTAATCATTAATCTTGATTTTAGATATCATTTATAAGCGTGATATGAtcctttttgtttttcatttatTGTCTTGCAAGGACTCCTGAAATGATTTAATGTGTAGCTTTTCTACTAGTACTATTGACGTAGACAGCTGGAGAGACTATCCTATATTCGATGCTTCTCTTCCAAATTTGCAATTATATTTGTTGACAATTGATCCTGAATATATTTATTGAATATTCAGAGATGCCAATTTGTGATATACATGTACCTTATTTTTCCCAAAGCTAAACTTGTGTATACATATTTGTTGCAGACTATGCATTCGGTCATAGAAAGTTTGGTGGAAATGCTCAGTCCATAACAAAAGATCGTTGGGTACATCACACATCATTCTTATGGGATTATGATGCGAAAAGTATGAATTACTTAAAAAAACCACAACGTGCTCCTGAATATCGGCAGGTACAGTTCTCTCTATTATACTTTGCCTTGAACCAAGCGTATTAAAATTTCAACCTTTCTAAACAGGACATGGGATTTAGAGACCTTACCGCGCATCAGCTTTTATAGTATGATATATTACCAAATTTAAGGCTGATCAGCGTTGGTATATATCCCCAAGTATAGGAAAACAGGTTGAGCTATTAGTAGGTTCCAGTGTCTATGCTCTTGgctacggttttgctatgtcttgaATAACTCAGGATGTCAGGATATGTAAACCGCTGAATAGCTGGCAGTGGATATTACTTAGTGGTTTTTGGATACGGGTCATTTTGTAGTGCTTACCTAACTGTCAACTGAATACTGTTaaataaaaaaaaactctacTTAGAATCGATGCACTTCGGTAAATCTTGGTGCATTCTTTGGCCCAGTTTACCTAGTAACGGGTTTAACTGATCGGTTACGTCCAGTTATAGGATCATCAGCGATAGTTGCACTGAGAGGCGTAATAAGAAAGTTTAAGAGTAGGATTGCAATTTACTATTTGATGATATTGATGCCTGAAGTATGAATAATTTGATTTTCCATCTAAGCATTTGAGTGTGTGTATTCTTGAGCATCATGTAGCTGAACGCAGTGCAAACTGGTTTACCAACAATTATGGCTTCAGTAGTCTGGGGACTACAGAGAACACTGTGCAGAGTTTAGTGTCAGCAGACAGCTTTTTTAGTTTGTTTCTGTTAAAACCTGACTGATTAACATTGATCCCTGAGTGGCGCAATGACCACTGAGTACACCACCTCTGTCATAGGAATAATGGCAGTGCTACTATTTTTGTAATGATTGGCCGATTCTAGGAAAGCTTCAGTTCGAATGAAAATAGATTCTGACTTTAGAAATCTATTAGAACGGTAGTGTGGACTGCCGAGCCTAAGTCAGGGACAGTGCCATTTAGTATCTTGCTAATGTAGGCCTTTTAATTCTTAGGAGTCTAATAAGGTCCGTCATGGTGATCTCCAAATTAATGCCTTTTTTGCTTTTCAGGCGAGGAACCACATGGATTTCCTGTGCCGGATGAACGAGTACATGCCATCACGGTCAGGTTTTACTGAAGGGATAACCACCGCTCTTAAAGACCACTTTACAGTCCAACACACAGAGCTAGAAACAGCTCTTTCTGATGACATTGATTTCGTGCCTTCTACAAAGATGTTATCACCGCAGGACTTGCAAGATATTATCTCCTCAAAAGAAACTCCTACAGTAGAGAGAGTTCAAGGATGGCCACAATCATGAAGACAACTTATTTTGTGACATGATTTGCATGTCATGTGGTGAACTCACATGTTATTAAGATGACTTATTTTGTGACATATgacaattattattattatgtcaTGCGATGAACTCAACTTGGAATCTAGGTGACAGTTTTCTCACTGGATTTGTTGCTGCCAACACCCAATCTGGTTTTGTTGGAGTGGGCTGGACTTGTATGAAATAATATCCTTCAGATTTCAATCAGCTGTACGTTTTATTCATTCTGATGTGGATAACACTTCAATAAAAGTGCGCCAAGTGAAATGTTAACTTTGAGTAATACAACTTTTATAGACTGTGTCAGAAGAAGAAAAAGTATATCATGAGGAACCATGTCGATCGCTAGGTTTTGTACTAGCCCACATTATCTGTATGTCGACGCTACTATGGCACCTGAAGGTAATCAAGTATGGCAAAACAAACTTAATACTTGCATTCATACACACATACATATGTACGTGATCTTACTCTTAATTACTATACACATACATACTACTACTACTAAGTATTTCCTCCTTCCATATAATAAGAGCTGCAATTTGAAGGTGTTGTAATATCGTAAAGGTAGGAAGGTGATTTCCTTTCTTGTGTTAACCCATCGAGGGTTTCCAAAAGATAAACCCGTATGTAAATTATATTGTGGAAATGAAGTAGTTTTGTGTTTCTCCTGATCTTTTTAGCATGATTATATGGGATTGGTTCTTAATTATATATGCTAGGGATCCTATAGGAGAAAACTCTATGTGTAGTTCTCTGCTAAGCCTTGTATGGCATTAGAACGAGAACCGTAGTCGTAGAGAAGTATTCCTTCGGGTGGAACTACTTGGGAAGACGATAAAAAATCATATCATCACGGAATTGTAGAACCTAATTTCTTGCATAGTTTGCAATCCCTAGAAAATTTGTAGAACAATTATATCGCTCATAGCATCACgaaattttaatattttcttaGCAATATTTTCTTGCATATATATTTTCCCTTCACCAACTTCATGCACAAGAAAATTAATTTTCTCCTTGCAAATGTCCATCTTCTTTTTTAGATAATATTAACCCATTTCTCTCTACCTTTCTAGATTAAACTTCAAGGTGAGAGCTATGTTCCTTGTAAGATTTTGAGAAGTCTAGCAAATCATCTACATAGGCTAATATAAATGATTGGTTCTCATTAAATATATTTTGCATCTTCTTTTGAAATAATGCAGGCGCATTTTATGATCCTAATGGCATGACTAGCCATTCATAATGATCTTGAGGGCATGTAAAGGTTGTCCAAGGAATTGATTTTTTGGCCACTTTTACTTAGTACCAAAATAAAGCTTTTAGGTTAAACTTGAGTGACGCAATGGTTTTACTTGGACCGAATATTCACCGGATGGTTTCTCGGGCCAGGATCGGAATCCCTCGGCCCGAATATCCCACGCACTCCTTTTGCCTCCCGCTGGCTGCTATCCAATCCTCTGTTTCCTTCGCCACTCTGTCACCCTCTCTACCtcaccctcctccctcctcccggcCGGCCGACTCTCCGACGT from Lolium rigidum isolate FL_2022 chromosome 4, APGP_CSIRO_Lrig_0.1, whole genome shotgun sequence encodes the following:
- the LOC124705975 gene encoding lipoate--protein ligase-like gives rise to the protein MRLVTMGGAPIMQQLHLEERLLRRTSDNWCILNDGTAPATIVMGVSGKVSELVEIQPVLRDGVPVIRRFSGGGTVIVDQGTVFVTFICNKTAVAGLQPFPRDIMTWTGQLYGKVFRGFGEFQLRENDYAFGHRKFGGNAQSITKDRWVHHTSFLWDYDAKSMNYLKKPQRAPEYRQARNHMDFLCRMNEYMPSRSGFTEGITTALKDHFTVQHTELETALSDDIDFVPSTKMLSPQDLQDIISSKETPTVERVQGWPQS